The Chitinophaga niabensis genome segment TCCTCTTTCAGGCCTTTGGAACTGATCAATACCTGCGGTTGTATATGCAGGCCTTTTAACAGGCCAAGATCGGCTATTACACCGCCATGCCATTGCGGGGAGTATTTAGCATCTGCAAAGATGGCCGGATTGGGACTGTCAAATTCCGTATTGGAAAAAGTACGGCCGGAAATACGTTGCGTAGCATGGCTGTAGCCACCAATAACACCTATTGAAAGCTGGGCGCAAACAGGCAGCGTGGCTATTGAGATCAGGGTGGACAGTAATATTACTTTCATGGCTTGCGGGATAGGTACTAAAAATAACGAAAAAACGGCTGATTTATTACATGTCGGCAAATTCCCAGGCACTTTGATAAGCATCCCGCTGCTCCGCATACGTAATAAAATCTGCGTAGAAGGGTAATTGTGAAAGCGTTGCACTATCCCCGATCACCACCAGTTTTTTACGTGCTCTTGTCATGGCCACGTTCATGCGCCGGATATCAGACAGGAACCCGATATTATTCTCAGTATTACTTCTTGTCATACTGATATACACAATATCTCTTTCCTGCCCCTGGAAGCTGTCTATCGTATTTACGGAGATCCTGTTCCCATAGCTTTGCAGTTCGGGAGCATGCAGCAGTTGTTCCTTCAATACCTGGATCTGTTGCTTGTAGGGAGAAATGATCGCAATATCAGGCAACTCATTATCGCCATACCGGCTGCGTAATTCAGCCACCAGTAAAGTGAGGTGTTTATATAAAAATGCGGCTTCATCGGGATTAGTAGTGCTGGTACCTTCGGACTTCTCTTCAAACCCGCAGCCCGCCGTATCTACAAATGCCAGCGGTTTATCTGCCGGGAATAATACATGCTGCGCTACGGAACCATGTGCCTTCAATTTATCCTGGTAAAAGATGGAAGAAGAATAACCCATGATCATTTCGTTCATGCGGTACTGTTCTTCCAGTAATACAACGGCTTCAGGATGTAATGCCACGCATTTTTCCAGCAGGGTAGTGCTTAAGCCGTTCCTGGCTGCTTCGTTGGATTTAACGGTAGGGGATAACTGGCAATGATCACCCGCAAGCACTACTTTCTGTGCTTTAAGTACCGGGATCCAGCAGGCAGGTTCCAATGCCTGGCCGGCTTCGTCTATCACTACCGTATGATAAGTGAGATGTTTAACGGTATAGTGATTGGCACCTACCAATGTAGCAGTGATCACCTGTGCTTTGGTAAGCAGATCGTCAATGATATATTGTTCTGTTTTCTCTACCTGCTTCATGATATTACGCGCTTCATCAAAGAGGGCTTTCCGTTGATCGCGTTCCGCTTTGCCGAAGTTGCGTTTGTACTTATGCGCCATGTTCCTGAACTCGTTTGCCTGCTTCTTCAGTTTCCCGATCTCCTTCATACTGCTGTGTTCCGATACGCGGCTATCCAGCGTGAGGGACATTAATCTTTCAGACACACGCGCGGGATTCCCTACCCGCAATACATTCAATCCTTCATCCGATAATTTTTCACTCAGCAGATCTACCGCAGTATTGCTGGGTGCTACTACCAGTATCTGTTTACGGTCCTGTTTGATCATGGCTTTAATAGCCTGTACCAGTGTAGTGGTTTTGCCTGTACCGGGAGGGCCGTGTACAATGGCCAGGTCGTTGGCAGAAAGGATCTTATCTACTGCGGCCTGTTGAGAGGCATTTAATTTTGCTATGGGGAAAGAAGGGATGCCGGTATGAAAATCCGGTTTCTTCTCTCCGGTGAGGATCTGGATGAGCCTTCCTTCTGTTGGTTTTTCTGCTCTTGCATCAGCCTGTTTGAGAGCATGCTGCATTTCATCATAACTGGTGTCATCAAAAAGCAGGTCGATGCCCAGTTTGCCATTGCGGGACCATTCCGGCAATTCATCTGTGCGTAAAGTGATCTTGAGGCGGTTTCCGCTCTGGAAGGAAATAGTGCCTTCCACAAAATCCTGTTTCCTGTCGTGATTGGAAAATAATACGGCAGATACGCCAAAACGCAGCTGGTGTACCACATCCTGGTGGGTGGTGCGTTCCACTTCCACCGTCAGATAGTCCCCGCGGCTCATTTCGGTATCCCTGATGGCAATTGGATACCAGGTTAACCCGTTAGCCCTTCGTTCAGGAACAGAGAGGGTTTCGCTCAGTTTCTGATAAGATTGCTGATCTTCCTCCCGCTCCGTTTTCAACAGGTTCAGCAGCTTTGAAAAATAATTCATGGCGCAAAGGTACTTAGGGTGGAGGGTATTGCAAAACGTATTGAAAACCAGCTACTTCCCCGTCTCTATTCCGCAAAACAGGAAAATCCCGTAATTTTAAAAAGTATGAAGTTCGAACAAATACAACCACCTGCCTACCTCAGGGAACATGTTCGTTACATCTGGACGCTGCAAAGCACTGCCATGGATGCAACGCCAAGGACCTTTGCTCCCGTAGCAGACGGATGCCCCGGCCTTATCTTCCAGCAATCAGATTTTGTAAGGTTCTATGATCAGGACGAAAAGAAACTGCCGGACCTTTTCCTCTATGGACAATCCACCAAACACACTACCCTGCATGCCCCGGGCAAATTCAATACCATTGGGATCTACTTCTATCCGCAGGCACTGAAGTCTATTTTTGGGATCAATGCGGAAGAACTCACCAATACCTGTGTGGATGTTAACCTCCTGTCCATGAAACAGGGCTTCAGGCTGTCTGAACAATTAT includes the following:
- a CDS encoding AAA domain-containing protein — encoded protein: MNYFSKLLNLLKTEREEDQQSYQKLSETLSVPERRANGLTWYPIAIRDTEMSRGDYLTVEVERTTHQDVVHQLRFGVSAVLFSNHDRKQDFVEGTISFQSGNRLKITLRTDELPEWSRNGKLGIDLLFDDTSYDEMQHALKQADARAEKPTEGRLIQILTGEKKPDFHTGIPSFPIAKLNASQQAAVDKILSANDLAIVHGPPGTGKTTTLVQAIKAMIKQDRKQILVVAPSNTAVDLLSEKLSDEGLNVLRVGNPARVSERLMSLTLDSRVSEHSSMKEIGKLKKQANEFRNMAHKYKRNFGKAERDQRKALFDEARNIMKQVEKTEQYIIDDLLTKAQVITATLVGANHYTVKHLTYHTVVIDEAGQALEPACWIPVLKAQKVVLAGDHCQLSPTVKSNEAARNGLSTTLLEKCVALHPEAVVLLEEQYRMNEMIMGYSSSIFYQDKLKAHGSVAQHVLFPADKPLAFVDTAGCGFEEKSEGTSTTNPDEAAFLYKHLTLLVAELRSRYGDNELPDIAIISPYKQQIQVLKEQLLHAPELQSYGNRISVNTIDSFQGQERDIVYISMTRSNTENNIGFLSDIRRMNVAMTRARKKLVVIGDSATLSQLPFYADFITYAEQRDAYQSAWEFADM